From the Phycisphaeraceae bacterium genome, one window contains:
- a CDS encoding prepilin-type N-terminal cleavage/methylation domain-containing protein codes for MDANPSTAPNPLTPMRGGFTLIELLVVISIIALLIGILLPALGAARRTAEDVKCLSGLRQIALGAQFYAHDHKDFLPSAIKITLPSGFSQNVNIGFAWQGIQIPLIMPYIGTFEAFKCPSAERSSTGGDQFVSPNIFSTNNYGWGWYESKTDENGKIDLVNGEARFTDYKYNDNTYVPTAGEGVLNFRISALPLTTWTVIAMDLDTPLPAGPEAGKEILRHGNGQGLNMSFLDGHSEYKAVREYKSYQGSPTPLDPLGNGPWFNWGHPYGNVN; via the coding sequence ATGGACGCCAACCCCTCAACGGCCCCAAACCCTCTGACCCCGATGCGGGGCGGGTTCACCCTCATCGAACTCCTCGTCGTCATCTCCATCATCGCCCTCCTCATCGGCATCCTCCTCCCCGCCCTCGGTGCCGCTCGACGCACCGCCGAAGACGTCAAGTGCCTCTCCGGACTCCGACAGATCGCCCTCGGTGCCCAGTTCTACGCCCATGACCACAAGGACTTCCTCCCAAGCGCAATCAAAATCACGCTCCCCAGCGGGTTCAGTCAGAACGTCAACATAGGGTTTGCATGGCAGGGCATCCAGATCCCCCTGATCATGCCCTATATCGGGACCTTCGAAGCCTTCAAATGCCCCTCGGCCGAACGATCCAGCACCGGTGGAGATCAGTTTGTCTCGCCCAATATCTTCTCAACCAACAACTATGGGTGGGGATGGTACGAGTCTAAAACTGACGAGAACGGTAAAATTGACCTAGTCAATGGTGAAGCACGTTTCACCGACTACAAGTACAACGACAACACCTATGTACCGACCGCTGGAGAGGGTGTACTGAACTTCAGAATCAGCGCACTGCCCCTTACTACCTGGACCGTCATCGCTATGGACCTCGATACGCCGTTACCTGCAGGGCCTGAAGCTGGCAAAGAAATCCTCCGCCACGGCAACGGCCAGGGACTCAACATGAGCTTCCTTGACGGCCACAGCGAATACAAAGCCGTCCGCGAATACAAGTCCTACCAAGGCAGCCCAACCCCCCTCGATCCCCTTGGTAACGGGCCTTGGTTCAACTGGGGTCACCCCTACGGCAACGTCAACTGA
- a CDS encoding dockerin type I domain-containing protein, which translates to MASSSPTIPIALTLLLGVAAPADDLAIVPFWDGETVEPFINRFGGSPLTFNTSLARSTAVRTSGRYGYRIATSIPQNDIGFVQHPLAPYGPTGEFATSRSLAGYQSVDFQLRNSTGDPFSLNFEIKDYRDGAGAIASYTSVIPASGTWQQVSIPLDLTAPGWSLSGIQPGTETNYLDRTKSLDLVIQANQGTAVNGSVYIDDMSLVEPGGPLDVATTPTHTLAERLAKRQWDALWGSRNRVNGLIPVHSTTSGHGAINATAAVVTMLPRAVDNGWVNPATADQYINTIVNSFNTIMDSADHAPGRYFNWTTLANDLVPEETNIDTAFLSLGLHRFANRPETSTTLRDDINTLQNRFDWDAFSDTTGPTRGWSLAYKTDTNQMTPGTYDSYSGEPWLISLAAHLSTDNHVPITEQYHSAIFRTKDHLVDPENEHLVSTFSQFRPPFTQWLMPLFADTSDRGNDTYPIPSLAGNPQRNATLYQQEVAAYFASIGRPFFLQPDAGADTDGSSYEQYSPYNDQGSPELFMPWSAAFALLGDEAAADAAIRHHLINNLEGPFGLSDAARWTTGANTPSEVRAFHDLWNTALSTMALFEYLYNDAAAFADLPDIAAALDKVFLPLVPGDFNRDGLVNADDIDQLTSQLGLLVADSALMYDLNTDGAVTAADYETLVTTLVDTSLGSATGALFGDTDLSGTVDLIDLSILATNFDSTGGWAQGDVNTDGLIDLIDLSFLASNFGQSITIPEPAALPLLALLMLRRRSH; encoded by the coding sequence ATGGCGTCATCAAGCCCCACCATCCCCATCGCACTTACCCTCCTCCTCGGAGTCGCTGCGCCCGCCGATGACCTCGCAATCGTCCCCTTCTGGGACGGCGAGACCGTTGAGCCCTTCATCAACCGCTTCGGCGGATCACCCCTCACCTTCAACACCTCCCTCGCACGATCCACCGCCGTCCGCACCTCCGGCCGCTACGGCTACCGCATCGCAACCTCCATCCCACAAAACGACATCGGCTTCGTCCAGCACCCCCTCGCCCCCTACGGACCCACCGGCGAGTTCGCCACCAGCCGCAGCCTCGCCGGTTACCAGTCCGTCGACTTCCAACTCCGCAACAGCACCGGCGACCCCTTCTCCCTCAACTTCGAAATCAAAGACTACCGCGACGGCGCCGGAGCCATCGCCTCCTACACCTCCGTCATCCCCGCCTCCGGCACCTGGCAGCAGGTCTCCATCCCCCTCGACCTCACCGCTCCCGGCTGGTCCCTCTCCGGCATCCAGCCCGGAACCGAAACCAACTACCTCGACCGCACCAAGTCCCTCGACCTCGTCATCCAGGCCAACCAGGGCACCGCCGTCAACGGCTCCGTCTACATCGACGACATGAGTCTCGTCGAACCCGGCGGGCCACTCGATGTCGCCACCACACCCACCCACACCCTCGCCGAACGACTCGCCAAACGACAGTGGGACGCCCTCTGGGGATCACGCAACCGCGTCAACGGCCTCATCCCCGTCCACTCCACCACCTCAGGACACGGCGCCATCAACGCCACCGCCGCCGTCGTCACCATGCTCCCCCGCGCCGTCGACAACGGCTGGGTCAACCCCGCCACCGCCGACCAGTACATCAACACCATCGTCAACTCCTTCAACACCATCATGGATTCCGCCGACCACGCCCCCGGCCGCTACTTCAACTGGACCACCCTCGCCAACGATCTCGTCCCCGAAGAAACCAACATCGACACCGCCTTCCTCTCCCTCGGCCTCCACCGCTTCGCCAACCGACCCGAAACCTCCACCACCCTCCGCGACGACATCAACACCCTCCAGAACCGATTCGACTGGGACGCCTTCTCCGACACCACCGGACCCACCCGTGGCTGGAGCCTCGCCTACAAAACTGACACCAACCAGATGACCCCGGGAACCTACGATTCCTACTCCGGCGAACCCTGGCTCATCTCACTCGCCGCCCACCTCTCCACCGACAACCACGTCCCCATCACCGAGCAATACCACTCCGCCATCTTCCGCACCAAAGACCACCTCGTTGATCCCGAAAACGAGCACCTCGTCTCCACCTTCTCGCAGTTCCGACCACCCTTCACCCAATGGCTCATGCCCCTCTTCGCCGACACCTCCGACCGCGGAAACGACACCTACCCCATCCCCTCCCTCGCCGGGAACCCGCAACGCAACGCCACCCTCTACCAGCAGGAAGTCGCCGCCTACTTCGCCTCCATCGGCAGACCCTTCTTCCTCCAGCCCGACGCCGGCGCCGACACCGATGGCTCCTCCTACGAACAGTACTCCCCCTACAACGACCAGGGCAGCCCCGAACTCTTCATGCCATGGTCCGCCGCATTCGCACTCTTAGGCGATGAAGCCGCCGCCGACGCCGCCATCCGACACCACCTCATCAATAACCTCGAAGGCCCCTTCGGACTCTCCGACGCTGCCCGCTGGACCACCGGTGCCAACACACCCTCCGAGGTCCGGGCCTTCCACGACCTCTGGAACACCGCGCTCTCCACCATGGCCCTCTTCGAATACCTCTACAACGACGCCGCCGCCTTCGCCGACCTCCCCGACATCGCCGCCGCCCTCGACAAAGTCTTCCTCCCCCTCGTCCCCGGCGACTTCAACCGCGATGGACTCGTCAACGCCGACGACATCGACCAACTCACCTCCCAACTCGGACTCCTCGTCGCCGACTCCGCCCTCATGTACGACCTCAACACCGACGGCGCCGTCACCGCTGCCGACTACGAAACCCTCGTCACCACCCTCGTCGACACCTCCCTCGGAAGCGCCACCGGAGCCCTCTTCGGCGATACCGACCTCTCCGGAACCGTCGACCTCATCGACCTCTCCATCCTCGCCACCAACTTCGACAGCACCGGCGGATGGGCCCAGGGCGACGTCAACACCGACGGCCTCATCGACCTCATCGACCTCTCATTCCTCGCCTCCAACTTCGGCCAGAGCATCACCATCCCCGAGCCCGCAGCCCTACCGCTGCTCGCCCTCCTGATGCTCCGCCGCCGCTCGCACTGA